One stretch of Mangifera indica cultivar Alphonso chromosome 9, CATAS_Mindica_2.1, whole genome shotgun sequence DNA includes these proteins:
- the LOC123226010 gene encoding potassium channel SKOR isoform X1 → MGDTAREEIVGEDLSDSGDYEVVDLRDKIKSSRGSRFDLIANQLLRRRYFSRQNVITGFQGLPKTLLIHPDNRWYQAWTKFVLIWALYSSFFTPMEFAFFRGLPENLFILDIAGQLAFLLDIILQFFLAYRDSQTYRMVYKHTPIALKYLKSSFVIDLLSCFPWDLIFKASGRREEVRYLLWIRLYRVRKVIQFFHKLERDIRINYLFTRIVKLIAVELYCTHTAACIFYYLATTLPPEEEGYTWIGSLKLGDYSYSNFREIDLWLRYTTSLYFAIVTMATVGYGDIHAVNLREMIFVMIYVSFDMILGAYLIGNMTALIVKGSKTERFRDKMADAIKYLNRNRLGRDIRDQIKGHLRLQYESSYTEAAALQDIPVSIRAKISQTLYLPYIEKVYLFKGCSSEFINQIVIRLHEEFFLPGEVVLEQGNVVDQLYFVCHGVLEEVGVGEDGMEATVSYLEPNSSFGEISILCNISQPYTVRVCELCRVLRIDKQSFANILEIYFYDGRKILTNLLEGKDSNIRIKQLESDITFHIAKHEAELALRVNSAAYHGDLYQLKGFIRAGADPNKTDYDGRSPLHLAASRGYEDITIFLIQGGVDINIKDKFGNTPLLEALKNGHDRVSSLLANEGASLSVDDAGIFLCKAVVRGDADFLKRVLSYGVDPNSKDYDHRTPLHVAASEGLYLMVKLLLEAGASVFTRDRWGSTPLDEGQRCGNKNLIKLLEEAKFSQLSEFPHCSEFMLDKKLPRKCTVYPFHPWDTSVHTRHGIMLWIPHTIEELVKSAAEQLGFPSDCCVLSEDAGKIIDVDMITDCQKLYLVHETD, encoded by the exons ATGGGCGATACTGCAAGAGAAGAAATAGTTGGAGAGGATTTGTCGGATTCTGGCGATTACGAAGTAGTAGATTTGAGAGATAAGATCAAATCATCGCGAGGAAGCCGATTTGATTTAATCGCCAATCAGTTGCTACGAAGGCGATACTTCAGCCGTCAAAATGTTATCACTGGTTTCCAAGGTCTCCCCAAAACTCTTCTGATCCATCCCGATAACAG GTGGTATCAGGCGTGGACAAAATTCGTACTCATATGGGCACTCTACTCATCCTTCTTTACACCCATGGAGTTTGCTTTCTTCAGGGGACTTCCAGAGAACCTTTTTATTTTGGACATTGCCGGACAGTTGGCTTTCCTTCTTGATATTATTTTGCAGTTTTTTCTTGCCTACAGAGATAGCCAGACTTACCGTATGGTTTATAAGCACACACCCATTGCTCTCAA GTACTTAAAATCCAGTTTTGTCATTGATTTACTGAGTTGTTTCCCTTgggatttaatttttaag GCTAgtggaagaagagaagaagttAGGTATCTGTTATGGATTAGGTTATATCGGGTACGCAAAGTCATTCAATTTTTCCATAAGTTGGAGAGGGATATCCGAATCAATTATCTGTTTACTAGGATTGTGAAACTCATTGCTGTTGAACTCTACTGTACGCACACAGCAGCATGCATCTTTTACTATTTAGCTACCACCCTTCCTCCTGAAGAAGAGGGATACACATGGATTGGAAGTTTAAAATTGGGTGATTATAGCTACTCAAATTTCAGAGAGATTGACCTCTGGCTGCGATACACAACATCTTTGTATTTTGCCATTGTAACCATGGCCACTGTTG GGTATGGGGATATACATGCAGTCAATCTGAGGGAAATGATATTTGTAATGATTTATGTGTCTTTTGACATGATTCTTGGAGCTTACTTAATTGGTAACATGACAGCATTAATTGTAAAAGGATCAAAGACGGAAAGGTTCAGAGATAAAATGGCAGATGCCATTAAATACCTGAACAGAAATAGACTTGGGAGGGACATTCGAGACCAGATCAAAGGCCATTTGCGGTTACAGTATGAGAGTAGCTACACTGAGGCTGCTGCCCTCCAAGATATCCCTGTTTCCATTCGTGCTAAG ATATCCCAGACTCTATATTTGCCGTACATTGAAAAGGTTTATCTTTTTAAAGGGTGCTCTTCAGAATTTATCAATCAGATT GTCATAAGACTCCATGAGGAATTTTTTCTCCCTGGAGAAGTGGTGCTGGAGCAGGGAAATGTGGTAGATCAACTTTACTTTGTCTGTCATGGTGTTCTG GAGGAGGTTGGTGTTGGAGAAGATGGGATGGAAGCTACTGTTTCATATTTAGAACCAAATAGCTCATTTGGAGAGATTTCTATTCTTTGCAACATTTCTCAGCCTTACACTGTTCGGGTTTGTGAACTATGTAGGGTTCTGCGAATCGATAAACAGTCTTTTGCCAATATCCTTGAGATATATTTCTATGATGGAAGGAAAATATTGACCAACCTCTTAGAG GGTAAGGATTCCAATATCCGTATTAAACAACTGGAGTCAGACATCACATTTCACATTGCCAAGCATGAAGCAGAACTTGCATTGAGGGTGAATAGTGCAGCTTATCATGGAGATCTGTATCAGCTAAAAGGTTTTATTCGTGCTGGAGCAGATCCCAACAAGACAGATTATGATGGGAGGTCACCTTTG CATCTTGCAGCATCAAGAGGATATGAAGATATTACCATTTTCCTTATACAAGGAGGAGTAGACATTAACataaaag ataaatttggCAACACCCCCTTACTAGAAGCTTTAAAAAATGGACATGATCGAGTTTCTTCATTGCTTGCTAATGAAGGGGCCTCCTTGAGTGTAGATGATGCTGGTATTTTTCTCTGTAAAGCTGTTGTTAGGGGGGATGCAGACTTCCTTAAAAGAGTTTTATCCTATGGTGTTGATCCAAATTCCAAAGATTATGACCACAGAACCCCACTTCATGTAGCTGCCTCAGAGGGACTATATCTGATGGTAAAGTTGCTTTTAGAGGCTGGGGCTAGTGTTTTTACAAGGGACAG ATGGGGGAGCACCCCTCTTGATGAAGGTCAGAGGTGTGGAAACAAGAATTTGATCAAGCTGCTGGAAGAAGCAAAATTCTCTCAGTTGTCAGAATTTCCTCATTGCTCTGAATTCATGCTAG